CGCCGAAGTGCTGCGCCACCTGGCTCACCGCATCGCGGACCTGCTCGTCCCGCGTGATGTCCGCCGCGATGAACAGCGCCTCCTTGCCCAGTTCCGCGGCAACGCGCTCGCCGTTGGCGGCGTCGATATCGAAGATCGCCACGCGCGCGCCCGCCTCGATGAAGGCCCGCGCCACCCCCGCGCCGATCAGCGTGGCGCCTCCGGTGACGATGGCCACCTTGTCCTGCAATCCCTTCATGGTTGTCTCCTGGTTGCTCACCGGTGTCCGGTACGGTGCGGGCCTCTGCGGGCCCGCTCCCGTTCACTGCCGCCTGCTTACTTGCCCTCGCTCTGCTGCCAGCGCGCCATCAGCGTGTTCGACGGCAGGGTCTCGTCCAGCAGCTTGCGTGCGGTCTCCACGCCCGCCACCGGTAAACCGGTGGGATCCAGCTTGCCGATCTGCACCAGCACGCTGGCCTGGTCCCAGTAGATATGCTCGTGGTACAGCTTGTCGCCGCGGAACTTGACGATGGCGATCAGCGGGATCTCCACGCGCTTGCCGGTGGGCGGCACGCCGGGCAGCATCCAGTCGATCTCGCTGGTGTGGGTGAAGCAGAACAGCAGCTCATCGACGATCTGCGAGGCGCCCACCGTGCGCGACAGCGGGATCAGCGTCGTGTCCGGCGGATTGCTGTGGACGAAATGGTTCTGGTAGAAGCGGCGCAGCTGCGCGTAGCCGACGCCGCCGGTCATGGTCGGGATATGGTTCACGTAGGGCTGCGCCACCATCGTCGCCATGGTCGCATCGACATCGCGGGTGGCGAATTCATACTCGCAGTGCTTGTCCCACAGCGCCGAGAAGTCGTAGTGCGGGCCCATCTCGCGGCGCAGCGCGGCGATCGAGCGCTGGTGCGCCATCAGCGCCGAAGGCTTGTCGAAATGCTCGCCACCGGCGCGCGCAAAGGCATGGTCGACGCCGGCATAGACGTACACCTCGATGTGGTCCCGGCCGGCAAGGGCCTCGCGGATCGCCGCCTGCGCCTGCGGCGGGCAGAAGCCGTCCTTCTCCGCGATATGCAGCACCAGGCGGCCCCGCACGTTGGCGGCCTCGCCCAGCGCATGCTCGATGCCGACGCCGTAGTACGCCACCGCGCAGGCCACGTCGGGCAACCGGCAGGCGGCCAGGTAGGCCAGCTTGCCGCCCAGGCAGAAGCCCAGCACGCCGGTCTGGCCGACGCATTCGGGGCGCGCGCGCAACGTCTCCAGCGCCGCGCCCACATCCTGCACGCCCTTCGCTTCGTCGAACTGCTGATAGAGGCCGAGCGCGCGCTGGAAGTCTTCGCCGCGGTCGGTCAGCTCGATGCCCGGTGCGATGCGCCAGAACAAGTCCGGCACCAGCACCGTATGGCCCTCTTCGGCGTAGTAATCGGCCACCTGGCGCATGGTGGCATTGACGCCGAAGATCTCCTGGCACAGCACGATGCCGGGGCCCTTGCCCGCCGCGGGGGTGGCGAGATAGCCGCCAAAACTGCCTTCTGGGGTCTGGATCTGGATGGTCTGGCCCATGGCCTGCGCTCCTTGTCGTTCTCTGTTGGCTGACAGCTGGTGGAGGGTGCGCTGCCGTGCTGGATCCCATGATGGTGGCTCCGCACCGCAGCAAACTAGCCGCTGGCTGCAGCGGCTATCCGATTAGTGCAGGAAAGTCGGGCTTCGGTCAACGCAAGGCCGGGGTCGCGCGGATCGATCCGCTATAGTGGTTGCGTGGACCATGCTGCGCGCATGGCGCCCCGGCCTCCGCCGTGGACGCCAGCCAGCGCCGCGGCCACGCCAGAGGAGCGAGACCATGTTGCAGCTGCCCCCGACTGCCCGCGCGCCGGCGCCGCTGGCGCACGCCCTGCTACACGATGCCGGGCGGCAGGTGTTCGCCTCGACCGACCTCGGGCAGACGCGCGCGGCGGTGGGCAAGGTCTTCAAGCCGCACCGGCTCGATATCCGCGGGACCAGCCTGTCGGCCCGCATGCACCACGCGCCGCTGGGCGCGGTGTCGCTGAACCGGCTCGCCTACGGCGCCGATGTCACCATCGACCCGGGCCCGCTCGGCGACTTCCTGCTGGTGCAGATGCCGCTCAGCGGCCACGCCGAGATCCGTTGCGGCGCGCAGCAGATCGTGTCGACGCCGGACTGCGCGTCCGTGCTGACGCCCAGCGACCCGCTGCTGATGCGCTGGAGCGCGGACAACGACCAGCTGATCGTGCGCGTCGAACGCAGCGCGCTGGAGCGCGTGTGCGCCGCCTATCTCGGGCATCGCCCGGACCCGCCGCTGCGCTTCCAGCTCGGCATGGCCTGGCGCAGCGCCGGCTGGTATGCATTGATGGAGTATCTGGCGCAGATGCTGGCGGCGGAGCCGGAAGCCGCGCGCCACCCGCTCACGGCATGCCAGCTCGAGCAGCTGGTGATCGGCACCCTGCTGACGCTGCAGCCGCACAGCCTGTCGGAGGCGCTGCAGCGGCACGGCAAGCCGCTGGCGCCGCGCCATGTGAAAGTGGTCGAGGAATATATCCACGCCCATGCCGCCGCGGCGCTGACGCCGGCGCTGCTGGCGGAGATCGCGGGCGTCAGCCTGCGCAGCCTGTATGCGGGGTTCCGCGAGCATCGCGGGCTGAGCCCGATGGCCTACCTGCGCACGGTCCGGCTGGACCGGGTACGGCACGACCTGCTCAACGATGCGGCGCTGTCGTCGGTGACCGGCGCCGCGCTGCGCTGGGGCTTTACCCACCTGGGGCGCTTCAGCGCCGAGTACCGGCGCGCGTTCGGCGAGTGCCCGGCCGAGACGCTGCGCCGGCGCGGCAGCGTGTAGGGGCGTGGCGGGCGCTGCCGTGCGGCGTGCCACCAAAACAAAAACGGCGAACCGAGGTTCGCCGTTTTGCTGCATCAAGCCGCGCGGGCGGCCCGAAACATCGTTACACCTTGATCTCGACGTCCACGCCTGCCGGCAGGTCGAGCTTCATCAGCGCGTCAACGGTCTTGTCGGTCGGGTCGACGATGTCCATCAGGCGCTGGTGGGTGCGGATCTCGAACTGATCGCGGCTGGTCTTGTTGACGTGCGGCGAACGCAGGATGTCGAAGCGCTGGATGCGGGTCGGCAGGGGCACCGGGCCCTTGACGATCGCGCCGGTACGCTTGGCGGTATCCACGATTTCGGCAGCCGACTGGTCGATCAGGCGATAGTCGAAAGCCTTCAGGCGGATACGGATCTTCTGGTTCTGCATGATATTTCCTTAAAAGAGCGATTGGGCAAGCTGCCCGTTGAATGGGGACATGCCCGCGGGCATGTCCCAGGAAGTGCTTAGTCGAGGATCTTTGCCACGACGCCGGCGCCGACGGTACGGCCACCTTCGCGGATGGCGAAGCGCAGGCCTTCTTCCATGGCGATCGGGGCGATCAGCTTGACGGTGATCGACACGTTGTCACCCGGCATGACCATTTCCTTGTCCTTCGGCAGCTCGATCGAGCCGGTCACGTCGGTGGTACGGAAGTAGAACTGCGGGCGGTAGTTGTTGAAGAACGGGGTGTGACGGCCGCCTTCGTCCTTCGACAGGATGTACACCTCGCCGGTGAAGTGGGTGTGCGGCTTGATCGAACCCGGCTTGCACAGCACCTGGCCGCGCTCGACGTCTTCACGCTTGGTGCCGCGCAGCAGCAGACCGACGTTGTCGCCAGCCTGGCCCTGGTCCAGCAGCTTGCGGAACATTTCCACGCCGGTGCAGGTGGTCTTCACGGTCGGCTTGATACCGACGATTTCGATTTCCTCGCCGACCTTGATGATGCCGCGCTCGATACGGCCGGTCACCACGGTGCCGCGACCCGAGATCGAGAACACGTCTTCCACCGGCATCAGGAAGGTACCGTCAACGGCACGCTCCGGCGTCGGGATGTAGGTGTCCAGCGCGTCGGCCAGGCGCATGATGGCTTCTTCGCCCAGGTCGCCCTTGTCGCCTTCCAGCGCCAGCTTGGCCGAACCCTTGATGATCGGGGTGTCGTCGCCGGGGAACTCGTACTTGCTCAGCAGCTCGCGCACTTCCATCTCGACCAGCTCGAGCAGTTCGGCGTCGTCCACCATGTCGCACTTGTTCAGGAACACGATGATGTACGGCACGCCGACCTGACGGGCCAGCAGGATGTGCTCGCGGGTCTGCGGCATCGGGCCGTCAGCGGCCGAGCACACCAGGATCGCGCCGTCCATCTGGGCGGCACCGGTGATCATGTTCTTGACGTAGTCGGCGTGGCCCGGGCAGTCAACGTGCGCGTAGTGGCGGTTGGCCGTCTCGTATTCGACGTGGGCGGTATTGATGGTAATACCGCGGGCCTTCTCTTCCGGCGCTGCGTCGATTTCGTCGTACTTCTTGGCCGCACCACCGAACTTCGCTGCCAGCACCGTGGCGATCTCGCTGCGGTCAGCGTGGTCTTGCCATGGTCAACGTGACCAATCGTACCAACGTTCACGTGCGGCTTGGTCCGCTCGAACTTTTCCTTTGCCATTTTTTTCAGCTCCTAATGGAATGCAGTCTTGTCGATTCATCACGCCGCCGCGTCCTGGCGGACGCGGCGGCATACAGCTTATTTACTTGCCCTTGGCCGCCATCACTGCTTCGGCGATGTTCTTCGGTGCCTCGGCGTAGTGCTTGAATTCCATGGTGTAGGTGGCGCGGCCTTGCGTGGCCGAGCGCAGCGCGGTCGAATATCCGAACATTTCCGACAGCGGGACTTCGGCCTTGATGATCTTGCCGCCGCCCACCATGTCGTCCATGCCCTGCACGATGCCGCGGCGGGACGACAGGTCGCCCATCACGGTACCGGTGTAGTCTTCCGGCGTTTCCACTTCCACGGCCATCATCGGCTCGAGCAGAACCGGGCTGGCCTTGCGCATGGCTTCCTTGAAAGCCATCGAGCCGGCCATGCGGAACGCGTTTTCGTTCGAGTCCACGTCGTGGTACGAACCGAAGGTCAGCGTGACCTTCACGTCCACCACCGGGAAGCCAGCCAGGATACCGGCCGTCAGGGTGTCGACGATACCCTTTTCGACCGCCGGGATGTATTCGCGAGGAATCACACCGCCCTTGATGGCGTCGATGAACTCGAAGCCCTTGCCCGGCTCTTGCGGTTCCAGCGTGATCACGGCGTGACCGTACTGGCCGCGGCCGCCCGACTGCTTGACGAACTTGCCTTCGACGTCCTCGGCCTTCTTGCGGATGGTTTCGCGGTAGGCCACCTGCGGCGCGCCGATGTTGGCTTCCACGCCGAATTCGCGCTTCATGCGGTCGACCAGAATTTCGAGGTGGAGCTCGCCCATGCCCGAAATGATGGTCTGGCCCGATTCTTCATCGGTACGCACGCGGAACGACGGATCCTCGGCGGCCAGGCGGTTCAGGGCGATGCCCATCTTTTCCTGGTCGGCCTTGGTCTTCGGCTCGACCGCCTGCGAGATCACCGGCTCCGGGAACACCATGCGCTCGAGCACGATCGGGGCAGCCGGATCGCACAGCGTATCGCCCGTGGTGGCGTCCTTCAGGCCCACCGCGGCGGCGATGTCGCCGGCCAGCACTTCCTTGATTTCTTCGCGCTGGTTGGCGTGCATCTGCAGAATACGGCCCAGGCGTTCCTTCTTGCCCTTGACCGGGTTGTAGACGGTGTCGCCCGAGTTGATCTTGCCCGAGTAGACGCGGAAGAAGATCAGCTGGCCGACGAACGGGTCGGTCATGATCTTGAACGCCAGCGCCGAGAACTTCTCGTTGTCGTCGGCCTTGCGCTCGAGCTTCTTCTCGTCGTCGCTTTCGTCCACGCCCTTGACCGGCGGAATATCGACCGGCGACGGCAGGAAGTCGATCACGGCGTCGAGCATACGCTGCACGCCCTTGTTCTTGAACGCGGTGCCGCACAGCATCGGCTGGATTTCGCAGGCGATGGTACGGTCACGCAGCGCCTTGACGATCTCGGCGCGGGTCAGCTCTTCGCCGCCCAGGTACTTTTCCATCAGCTCTTCGCTGGCTTCGGCGGCGGACTCGACCATCTTCTCGCGCCATTCTTCAGCGGTCGCCTGCAGCTCGGCCGGGATGTCCTGGTATTCGAACTTCACGCCCTGGCTGGCTTCGTCCCAGATGATCGCCTTCATTTCCAGCAGGTCGATCACGCCCTGGAAGCCGTCTTCAGCGCCGATCGGCACCACCACGGGCACCGGGTTGGCCTTCAGGCGGGTCTTCAGCTGGTCGTAGACCTTGAAGAAGTTGGCGCCGGTACGGTCCATCTTGTTGACGAACGCCAGACGCGGCACGCCGTACTTGTTGGCCTGACGCCACACGGTTTCGGACTGCGGCTGCACGCCGCCCACGGCGCAGTACACCATGCATGCGCCATCCAGCACGCGCATGGAACGCTCCACCTCGATGGTGAAGTCCACGTGGCCCGGGGTGTCGATGATGTTGAAGCGGTGCTCGGGGTAGTTGCCGGCCATGCCCTTCCAGAAGGCGGTGGTGGCAGCGGAGGTGATGGTAATACCACGCTCCTGTTCCTGCTCCATCCAGTCCATGGTGGCGGCGCCGTCGTGCACTTCACCGATCTTGTGGTTCACACCGGTGTAGAACAGGATGCGCTCGGTCGTGGTGGTTTTACCCGCGTCAATGTGAGCCGAAATACCGATGTTACGGTAACGCTCGATGGGAGTCTTACGAGCCACTTTAATCCTCTATTCGTCCGTGAGGCGCCGGCATCTCATGGCCCGCGCCCCTAACACAAACGGGCGAGATGTGTAAAAACACAGCCCGCCCGGCAACCAACAATGTTTTCGCTCGCTTTAGAAGCGGAAGTGCGAGAACGCCTTGTTGGCTTCGGCCATGCGGTGCACTTCGTCGCGCTTCTTCATCGCGCCGCCACGGCCTTCCGATGCTTCCAGCAGCTCACCTGCCAGGCGCAGCGCCATCGACTTCTCGCTGCGTTTTTTCGCGGCCTCACGCAGCCAGCGCATCGCCAATGCCAAACGACGCGACGGACGGACTTCGACCGGAACCTGATAGTTGGCGCCGCCCACGCGACGGCTCTTCACTTCCACCACCGGCTTCACGTTGTTGATGGCAACGGAGAACACTTCGATGGGGGCCTTGCCTGCCTTCTTTTCGATCTGGTCGAACGCGCCGTACACGATGCGTTCGGCAACCGACTTCTTGCCATCCAGCATCAGCACGTTCATGAACTTGGCAACTTCAACGTTGCCGAACTTCGGATCAGGCAGAACGTCCCGCTTCGGGACTTCACGACGACGTGGCATCTTCTTTCCTTTAGATTCAGTTGAGAGCGCGGTCAGATTTTCCCGCTCTCCGGCCACCAACTAGCTTGCATGCAAAGACAGCAAATTCGCCGGGTGACCACTTACTCGACGGCACGGTTGCCAAAAAGGCGCTCCGTTGTACCGCCGCCTGGTGACAGCACCATGACTTGCGCCACAGGCTATCGTCTGTTGCTTCGGGCCTTGCGGGCCCAGGCTGCCGAAACTTAGGCTGCCTTCGGACGCTTCGCGCCGTACTTCGAACGGGCCTGCTTGCGGTCCTTCACGCCTTGCAGGTCCAGCGAGCCACGGACGATGTGGTAACGCACACCCGGCAGATCCTTCACACGGCCGCCGCGGATCAGCACGACCGAGTGTTCCTGCAGGTTGTGGCCTTCACCGCCGATGTACGAAATGACTTCGAAACCGTTGGTCAGGCGCACCTTGGCGACCTTACGCAGTGCCGAGTTCGGCTTCTTCGGCGTCGTGGTGTACACGCGGGTGCACACGCCACGGCGCTGGGGGCAGTTCTCAAGCGCCGGGCTCTTGCTCTTGATGACTTCCGAGACGCGCGGCTTGCGAACCAGTTGGTTGATAGTTGGCATTGTTCAATCCAGCTTGGTTTTACGAAAAACGCCCCTCGTGCCGGCATGCGCCAGGCTGGAGAGGCAACTACGGGTTTTGGACGGGAGAGGTGAGCGGGCGCTCTGCAGACGGGACTGTGCGGTAACAGCATGCCAAAGAGCGCGAGCCGGCACCCGGATCCCGCGTCTGCCGCCACCCGTCCATGGAAACCCAGTCCGGTAGGCTTGCCGGCAGCGACCTGAAGGCCACTTATCCGACGGGCGAGCGAAATCCAAAGCCAAAAACTCGAATCTGGCATCCTAGCAGCGGAATCGTATACCGTCAAGCCGTATACCGACTGGCAGACCTGGCGGCTAGGCCCCGCGCAGCGTGTCGAGGATACCCTGCCCGTAGCGCTCCAGCTTGGAGGCGCCGATCCCGGGAATGCCTTGCATCGCCGACAGCGAATCCGGCGCGGTGCGCGCCAGTTCGGCCAGCGTGGCGTCATGGAAGATCACGTAGGCCGGCACGCCATGCTCGCGCGCGGCCTCGGTGCGCCAGCGCCGCAGCGCTTCCCAGTTGGCCAGCGTATCGGCGTCCATGTCGGCGGTATGGTCGATGCGGGTGCCGCGCGCCGCGCGCTCGCCGGACTTGCCCGGCCTGGCAGCCTGGCGGCGCAGGATGATCTGGCGCTCGCCCTTGAGCACCGCGCGCGCGTCTTCGCCCAGCAGCAGCGCGCCATGGCCGCCGTGGTCGATGGTCAGCAAGCCCTGCGCGATCAGCTGGCGGAACACCGTGTGCCACTCATGCACCGAGCGGTCCTTGCCGATGCCGAAGGTCGAGACCTTGTCATGGCCCCATTGCCTGATCTTTTCCGAGGCATTGCCGCGCAGCACGTCGATCAGGTGGGTGGCGCCAAAGTGCACGCGGCTGGCCTGCGCGGTGCGGTAGACGCACGACAGCGCCATCTGCGCCTCGCGCGTGCCGTCCCACGTGGCCGGCGGCTCGAGGCAGGTATCGCAGTTGCCGCACGGTTCGCTGGCTTCGTTGAAGTACGCCAGGATGCGCTGGCGCCGGCAGCCGGCGGTTTCGCACAAACCCAGCAGCGCATCGAGCTTGGACGACGACACGCGCTTGAACGCCTCGTCGGCCTCGGATTCGTCGATCATGCGCTTCTGCTGCACCACGTCGCCCAGGCCGTAGGCCATCCAGGCATTGGCGGGCAGCCCGTCGCGGCCGGCGCGGCCGGTTTCCTGGTAATAGCCCTCCATGCTCTTGGGCAGGTCCAGGTGGGCGACAAAGCGTACGTCGGGCTTGTCGATGCCCATGCCGAAGGCGATCGTCGCCACCATTACCAGGCCTTCCTCTTCGCGGAAGCGCGCCTGGTGGTGCTGGCGCACCTGGGCGTCCATGCCGGCATGGTAGGCGAGCGCGTTGATGCCGTGGCCGCTCAGCCACTGCGCGGTGTCCTCGACCTTCTTGCGCGACAGGCAATAGACGATGCCGCTGTCGTGGGTGCCGTCGGCCGCGGTATGTTCGGCCTTGATAAAGGCCAGCAGCTGCTGGCGCGCATTGTCCTTCTCGACGATGCGGTAGCGGATGTTGGGCCGGTCGAAGCTGGAGATGAAGATGCGCGCGTCGTGCAGCGCCAGCCGCTCGACGATCTCGTCGCGCGTCAGCGCGTCGGCGGTCGCAGTCAGCGCAATGCGCGGCACGTACGGGAAGCGCTCGTGCAGCACCGACAGCTGGATGTACTCGGGGCGGAAGTCGTGGCCCCATTGCGACACGCAGTGGGCTTCGTCGATCGCGAACAGGCCGACGCGGGTGCGCTCCAGCAGGTCGAGGAAGCGCGGCGTCATCAGCCGTTCCGGCGCCACGTAGAGGATCTCGATGCGCCCGGCCAGCAGATCCCGCTCGACCGCCGAGGCCTCGGCGCCGGTCAGCGTCGAGTTGAGCACCGCGGCGCGCACGCCGGCCTCGGTCAGCGCCGCGACCTGGTCCTGCATCAGCGCGATCAGCGGCGACACCACGATGCCGACACCATCGCCGGCGCGCTGGCGCAGCAGCGCCGGGATCTGGTAGCACAGCGACTTGCCGCCGCCGGTCGGCATCAGCACCAGGCAATCGCCGCCGGTGGCGACGTGGTCGATGATCTCGGCCTGGCGCCCGCGGAAGGCGTGGTAGCCGAAGACATCCTTGAGGATCGCCAGTGCTTGCGACATGGACAACGGAAATGCTGGAGCCGGAAAAGCCGTAACCTTACCACTAAGGGGGGCCGCCGCCGCGCCTGCGCGGCAAACTCTCGGATGTTTCTCACCGATGTTTGCCACGAAGGCCTCGGCGCCGTGCGCGGACGAAAAAAAAGCCCGGCTGGATCAGCCGGGCTTTGGTCCGCCTTGCGGCGGTCATCACTGCAACGGGATCAGGCGTTGTCGCCTTCGCCCTCGGTCGCCTGCACCACCGGCGGCTCGATGAAGAGCGACTGCTCTTCTTCGGCGATCGCCTGGGCGCGTTCGCGCTCGGAGGCCTCGCGCGCCTTGCGGGCACGGTGGTAGGCCAGGCCGGTACCGGCCGGGATCAGGCGGCCGACGATCACGTTTTCCTTCAGGCCACGCAGGTCGTCGGTCTTGCCCATGATCGCGGCTTCGGTCAGCACGCGCGTGGTTTCCTGGAACGATGCCGCCGAGATGAAGCTGTCGGTCGACAGCGACGCCTTGGTAATACCCAGCAGCAGGTTCTCGTAGGTCGCCGGACGCTTGCCTTCGGCGATCACGCGGTCGTTCTCGTCGAGCAGTTCCGAACGCTCCACCTGTTCACCCGGGATGAACTTGGTGTCGCCCACATCGACGATCTGAACACGGCGCAGCATCTGGCGAACGATCACCTCGATGTGCTTGTCGTTGATCTTCACGCCCTGCAGACGGTACACGTCCTGGACTTCGTCGACGATGTAGTGCGCCAGCTCTTCGATGCCCTTCAGGCGCAGGATGTCGTGCGGGTCCGCCGGACCTTCCACGATCATTTCGCCCTTGTTCACCACCTGGCCGTCGTGCACCAGCACCTGCTTTTCCTTCGCGATCAGGAACTCGTGGGCATTGCCGTCCAGGTCGGTGATGACCAGGCGCTGCTTGCCCTTGGTGTCCTTGCCGAACGAGGTCGTGCCGGTGACTTCCGCCAGCACGGCGGCGTCCTTCGGCGAACGCGCTTCGAACAGCTCGGCCACACGCGGCAGACCACCGGTAATGTCGCGGGTCTTCTGCGATTCGGTCGGGATCCGCGCGAGCACTTCACCCACGTGCACCTGCTGGCCGTCCTTCACGGTAATCAGTGCGCCGACCTGGAAGCCGATGGTCACGGAGTGGTCCGTGCCGGGGATCTTCACTTCCTGGCCGTTGGCGTCGAGCAGCTTCACCTGCGGGCGGATGCCCTTGGTTGCAGCCGTGCGGCGCTTGGCGTCGATCACCACCAGGGTCGACAGGCCCGTCACTTCGTCCATCTGCTTGGCGACGGTCACGCCCTCTTCGACGTTCTCGAACTTGATCGTGCCCGAGTACTCCGAAACGATCGGGCGCGTCAGCGCGTCCCAGGTCGCCAGTTGCGTGCCGGCCTTGATCGACTGGCCGTCCTGCACCAGCAGCGTGGCGCCGTACGGGATCTTGTGGCGCTCGCGCTCGCGGCCGTGGTCGTCGGTGATCAGCGCCTCGCCCGAACGCGAGATCACGATCAGTTCGCCCTTGGCGTTGGTCACGTAGCGCATGGTCGCGGTGAAGCGCACCGTACCGGTCGCCTTCGCTTCCACGCTCGAGGCCACTGCCGCACGCGACGCCGCACCACCGATGTGGAAGGTACGCATGGTCAGCTGCGTGCCCGGCTCGCCGATCGACTGCGCGGCGATCACGCCCACCGCTTCGCCCGAGTTCACCAGCACGCCGCGGCCGAGGTCGCGGCCGTAGCACTTGGCGCACAGGCCGTAGCGTGTGTCGCACGACAGCGGGGTGCGGACCTTGACTTCGTCGACGCCGATGTTGTCGATCAGCTCGACCAGGTCTTCGTCCAGCAGCGTGCCGGCTTCGATCGCGGTTTCCTGGGTTTCCGGGTTGACCACGTCGGCCACGGTCACGCGGCCGAGGATACGGTCGCGCAGGGCTTCGATCACTTCACCGCCTTCGACCAGGGCCTTCATGGCCACGCCGTTGGAGGTGCCGCAATCGTCTTCGACCACGACCAGATCCTGCGTCACGTCGACCAGGCGACGGGTCAGGTAACCCGAGTTCGCGGTCTTCAGTGCCGTATCGGCCAGGCCCTTACGGGCGCCGTGGGTCGAGATGAAGTACTGCAGAACGTTCAGGCCTTCACGGAAGTTCGCCGTAATCGGCGTTTCAATGATCGAGCCATCCGGCTTGGCCATCAGGCCGCGCATGCCGGCCAGCTGGCGGATCTGCGCGGCGGAACCCCGTGCGCCCGAGTCGGCCATCATGTAGATGGAGTTGAACGACTCCTGCTTCACGGTCTTGCCTTCGCGGTCGACCACGTCTTCGTGCTGCAGCTGCTCCATCATCGCCTTGCCCACCTGGTCGCCGGCGGCGCCCCAGATGTCAACGACGTTGTTGTAGCGCTCCTGGTCGGTCACCAGGCCCGACATGTACTGCTTGTCGTATTCCTTCACCTTGGCCGAGGCCTCGGCGATGATCTTTTCCTTGGCCGGCGGCACCAGCATATCGTCGATCGCGATCGAGATACCGGCGCGGGTCGCCAGGCGGAAGCCCGACTGCAGCAGCTTGTCGGCGAAGATCACGGTCTCGCGCAGGCCGCAGCGGCGGAACGCCGTGTTGATCAGGCGCGAGATTTCCTTCTTCTTCAGCGGCTTGTTCAGCACCGAGAACGGCAGGCCCTTCGGCAGGATCTCGGACAGGATCGCGCGGCCGACCGTGGTGGCCTGCAGCGTGATCTTGGGCGCGAAACGCGCGTCGCCCTCGGCGTCCTTGTCGA
This Cupriavidus nantongensis DNA region includes the following protein-coding sequences:
- a CDS encoding AraC family transcriptional regulator, coding for MLQLPPTARAPAPLAHALLHDAGRQVFASTDLGQTRAAVGKVFKPHRLDIRGTSLSARMHHAPLGAVSLNRLAYGADVTIDPGPLGDFLLVQMPLSGHAEIRCGAQQIVSTPDCASVLTPSDPLLMRWSADNDQLIVRVERSALERVCAAYLGHRPDPPLRFQLGMAWRSAGWYALMEYLAQMLAAEPEAARHPLTACQLEQLVIGTLLTLQPHSLSEALQRHGKPLAPRHVKVVEEYIHAHAAAALTPALLAEIAGVSLRSLYAGFREHRGLSPMAYLRTVRLDRVRHDLLNDAALSSVTGAALRWGFTHLGRFSAEYRRAFGECPAETLRRRGSV
- a CDS encoding dienelactone hydrolase family protein: MGQTIQIQTPEGSFGGYLATPAAGKGPGIVLCQEIFGVNATMRQVADYYAEEGHTVLVPDLFWRIAPGIELTDRGEDFQRALGLYQQFDEAKGVQDVGAALETLRARPECVGQTGVLGFCLGGKLAYLAACRLPDVACAVAYYGVGIEHALGEAANVRGRLVLHIAEKDGFCPPQAQAAIREALAGRDHIEVYVYAGVDHAFARAGGEHFDKPSALMAHQRSIAALRREMGPHYDFSALWDKHCEYEFATRDVDATMATMVAQPYVNHIPTMTGGVGYAQLRRFYQNHFVHSNPPDTTLIPLSRTVGASQIVDELLFCFTHTSEIDWMLPGVPPTGKRVEIPLIAIVKFRGDKLYHEHIYWDQASVLVQIGKLDPTGLPVAGVETARKLLDETLPSNTLMARWQQSEGK
- the fusA gene encoding elongation factor G, with the protein product MARKTPIERYRNIGISAHIDAGKTTTTERILFYTGVNHKIGEVHDGAATMDWMEQEQERGITITSAATTAFWKGMAGNYPEHRFNIIDTPGHVDFTIEVERSMRVLDGACMVYCAVGGVQPQSETVWRQANKYGVPRLAFVNKMDRTGANFFKVYDQLKTRLKANPVPVVVPIGAEDGFQGVIDLLEMKAIIWDEASQGVKFEYQDIPAELQATAEEWREKMVESAAEASEELMEKYLGGEELTRAEIVKALRDRTIACEIQPMLCGTAFKNKGVQRMLDAVIDFLPSPVDIPPVKGVDESDDEKKLERKADDNEKFSALAFKIMTDPFVGQLIFFRVYSGKINSGDTVYNPVKGKKERLGRILQMHANQREEIKEVLAGDIAAAVGLKDATTGDTLCDPAAPIVLERMVFPEPVISQAVEPKTKADQEKMGIALNRLAAEDPSFRVRTDEESGQTIISGMGELHLEILVDRMKREFGVEANIGAPQVAYRETIRKKAEDVEGKFVKQSGGRGQYGHAVITLEPQEPGKGFEFIDAIKGGVIPREYIPAVEKGIVDTLTAGILAGFPVVDVKVTLTFGSYHDVDSNENAFRMAGSMAFKEAMRKASPVLLEPMMAVEVETPEDYTGTVMGDLSSRRGIVQGMDDMVGGGKIIKAEVPLSEMFGYSTALRSATQGRATYTMEFKHYAEAPKNIAEAVMAAKGK
- the recQ gene encoding DNA helicase RecQ is translated as MSQALAILKDVFGYHAFRGRQAEIIDHVATGGDCLVLMPTGGGKSLCYQIPALLRQRAGDGVGIVVSPLIALMQDQVAALTEAGVRAAVLNSTLTGAEASAVERDLLAGRIEILYVAPERLMTPRFLDLLERTRVGLFAIDEAHCVSQWGHDFRPEYIQLSVLHERFPYVPRIALTATADALTRDEIVERLALHDARIFISSFDRPNIRYRIVEKDNARQQLLAFIKAEHTAADGTHDSGIVYCLSRKKVEDTAQWLSGHGINALAYHAGMDAQVRQHHQARFREEEGLVMVATIAFGMGIDKPDVRFVAHLDLPKSMEGYYQETGRAGRDGLPANAWMAYGLGDVVQQKRMIDESEADEAFKRVSSSKLDALLGLCETAGCRRQRILAYFNEASEPCGNCDTCLEPPATWDGTREAQMALSCVYRTAQASRVHFGATHLIDVLRGNASEKIRQWGHDKVSTFGIGKDRSVHEWHTVFRQLIAQGLLTIDHGGHGALLLGEDARAVLKGERQIILRRQAARPGKSGERAARGTRIDHTADMDADTLANWEALRRWRTEAAREHGVPAYVIFHDATLAELARTAPDSLSAMQGIPGIGASKLERYGQGILDTLRGA
- the rpsJ gene encoding 30S ribosomal protein S10, translating into MQNQKIRIRLKAFDYRLIDQSAAEIVDTAKRTGAIVKGPVPLPTRIQRFDILRSPHVNKTSRDQFEIRTHQRLMDIVDPTDKTVDALMKLDLPAGVDVEIKV
- the rpsL gene encoding 30S ribosomal protein S12 — encoded protein: MPTINQLVRKPRVSEVIKSKSPALENCPQRRGVCTRVYTTTPKKPNSALRKVAKVRLTNGFEVISYIGGEGHNLQEHSVVLIRGGRVKDLPGVRYHIVRGSLDLQGVKDRKQARSKYGAKRPKAA
- the rpsG gene encoding 30S ribosomal protein S7, with the translated sequence MPRRREVPKRDVLPDPKFGNVEVAKFMNVLMLDGKKSVAERIVYGAFDQIEKKAGKAPIEVFSVAINNVKPVVEVKSRRVGGANYQVPVEVRPSRRLALAMRWLREAAKKRSEKSMALRLAGELLEASEGRGGAMKKRDEVHRMAEANKAFSHFRF